The following proteins come from a genomic window of Malus domestica chromosome 02, GDT2T_hap1:
- the LOC139191399 gene encoding uncharacterized protein, translated as MALKIINQDVYKLDKFDGSNFTRLKDKMCFMLTVLNVIFVLDSKLEPIREPSDKDMDKIVAHRRKHEEDELVCRGHILGTLSDRLYDMYTHIQSPKEIWETLEHKYTTEKRGTNKFLMFKYYEFTMFDNKPILDQVHELLVLVSKFRELKIVIPDPMIVEAIMAKLPQAWNNYRKKLLHMVEDISLEDF; from the coding sequence ATGGCTTTGAAGATTATCAATCAAGATGTCTACAAGCTAGACAAATttgatggatcaaattttaCCCGATTGAAGGACAAGATGTGTTTCATGCTTACTGTTCTAAATGTCATTTTTGTGTTGGACTCGAAATTGGAGCCTATTCGTGAACCAAGTGACAAAGACATGGACAAAATAGTTGCCCATCGAAGGAAgcatgaagaagatgaattggtATGTCGAGGACACATCTTGGGCACATTATCTGATCGTTTATATGACATGTACACACACATTCAATCTCCAAAAGAAATTTGGGAAACACTTGAACACAAGTACACAACGGAGAAAAGAGGTACCAATAAATTcttaatgttcaaatattatgaGTTCACTATGTTTGATAACAAGCCCATCCTAGACCAAGTTCATGAATTATTGGTCTTGGTCTCAAAGTTTCGTGAACTTAAAATAGTTATTCCGGATCCTATGATAGTTGAGGCTATTATGGCAAAATTACCCCAAGCATGGAATAACTATAGAAAGAAACTTCTACACATGGTGGAAGATATTAGTTTGGAGGATTTTTAA
- the LOC103408713 gene encoding LOB domain-containing protein 19 yields MSESSSNGNNNNGGGGGPCGACKFLRRKCIKGCIFAPYFDAEQGTAHFAAVHKVFGASNASKLLLRIPPHKRLDAVVTLSYEALARVRDPVYGCVSHIFTLQQQVVNLQAELAYVQARLGTLQRFPLPPQSPQLEIPPPTRSLQYSSSNINVTSSSSSDMVPTSNILMHCDPLQAPNTSSEMSSLFNSEDQELIIDGENLQALAREFVCRYLPGVRLNKSSGSHHQNF; encoded by the exons atgAGTGAATCGTCATCAAATGGAAACAACAATAATGGAGGAGGAGGCGGTCCTTGTGGTGCTTGCAAGTTCCTGAGGAGAAAGTGCATAAAAGGGTGCATATTTGCGCCGTACTTCGACGCAGAGCAAGGCACGGCGCACTTTGCTGCGGTGCACAAAGTGTTTGGTGCGAGCAACGCCTCAAAGCTTCTGTTGCGCATACCACCACACAAGCGGCTCGATGCTGTCGTCACCCTTAGCTATGAGGCTCTTGCTAGGGTTAGAGACCCTGTCTATGGCTGTGTTTCTCACATCTTCACTCTCCAACAGCAG GTAGTGAATTTGCAAGCAGAGTTAGCCTATGTTCAAGCCCGTCTTGGCACCTTGCAGCGTTTTCCGCTGCCGCCACAATCACCTCAGCTCGAAATCCCTCCACCCACCAGAAGCCTTCAGTATTCCTCGTCCAATATTAACGTGACATCGTCATCGTCCTCAGATATGGTACCAACTTCCAACATATTGATGCATTGTGATCCTCTCCAAGCACCAAATACATCATCTGAAATGTCAAGCCTCTTCAACTCAGAGGATCAAGAACTCATCATTGATGGTGAAAATCTGCAAGCACTGGCTCGAGAGTTCGTCTGCCGGTACTTGCCAGGAGTAAGGTTGAACAAGTCTTCCGGTTCTCATCATCAAAATTTCTAA
- the LOC139187711 gene encoding uncharacterized protein, protein MASHSKWENPNHPLYLHHSDQPGAILVPQPLVEDNYNTWVQSMSMALTVKNKLGFVDGTINKPSEDNFEELQQWNRCNNLVKTWLLGSMSKEISGSVINYKDARQMWADLQERFSHVNIVQLFHVENEIHDCVQSNMSHAVVEQRMR, encoded by the exons ATGGCCTCTCATTCAAAATGGGAAAATCCCAACCACCCGCTCTATCTCCACCACTCGGATCAACCTGGTGCAATCCTCGTACCACAACCATTGGTGGAAGACAACTACAACACATGGGTTCAATCCATGAGTATGGCCTTAACGGTCAAGAACAAacttggttttgttgatggaACGATCAACAAACCAAGTGAGGATAATTTTGAGGAGTTGCAGCAATGGAATCGCTGCAACAACTTGGTCAAGACATGGCTACTAGGCTCCATGTCAAAGGAGATTTCAGGGAGTGTCATCAACTACAAGGATGCTCGACAAATGTGGGCCGATCTGCAGGAGAGGTTCTCACATGTGAATATAGTTCAGCTGTTCCATGTTGAGAACGAGATCCATGATTGCGTCCAAAGCAATATGAGT CATGCAGTTGTGGAACAAAGAATGAGATGA